TATTTGGCTCTCTCTTCCCATTCTCTAGACAAAGAGGACTTGATTTTACTCTTAAGGCTCAGTTTTCAGGGGTTGCTTTTGACTGGAGTTCCTGAGCAGGAGTCCACAATGAAGTACCTTGCATCTTTGTCCCTTTGGAGGATCATCATTTTGATACTGCCACTGGTCTCTTTAGGCCAGACATTTGAGTATGGCTGGCCTGAAACCTATGACAAGCCACCCAAGTGTGTGGACATCCCAGTTGACCTGAGGCTTTGTCAGGGTGTGGGCTATCACCAGATGCTGCTGCCCAACTTGCTGGAGCATGATAGTATGGCTGAGGTCAAGCAGCAAGCGGGCAGCTGGGTGCCTCTGTTGCATAAGAACTGCGACCCGGGCACTCAGTTGTTGCTGTGCTCCCTGTTTGCCCCTGTGTGTATGGAGAGGCCCATCTACCCTTGCCGCAAGCTCTGTGAAAATGTGCGTGATGGCTGCACTCCCATCATGGCAGCATTCGGGTTCCCCTGGCCTCATATACTCACCTGCGACAAGTTTCCTCAAGATGACATGTGCATCAATACACCCAATGATACTTCCACCTTCGAACCCAACGGTAAGTCTAAATGACTAATTCTAAAAACATTTGGATTCATTGTGTTCAGGTGTAATATGAAAACATGAAGACAAATGCATGACTAATCTAAATATACCTTATAttatcacacactgtaaaaaaatcccagAATTTCtcaacatgttactgtaatttttcacagtaaattacatttacatgtcactttacaggattt
This Danio aesculapii chromosome 5, fDanAes4.1, whole genome shotgun sequence DNA region includes the following protein-coding sequences:
- the sfrp1a gene encoding secreted frizzled-related protein 1a — its product is MKYLASLSLWRIIILILPLVSLGQTFEYGWPETYDKPPKCVDIPVDLRLCQGVGYHQMLLPNLLEHDSMAEVKQQAGSWVPLLHKNCDPGTQLLLCSLFAPVCMERPIYPCRKLCENVRDGCTPIMAAFGFPWPHILTCDKFPQDDMCINTPNDTSTFEPNEHSPVCPPCDNEMKMDVILDHMCASEFAIKTKIQEVKRENMDRKVTLQKRKRTIKQGTLKKKDLKKLTLYLKNGADCPCTQLDNTRNTYLIMGRKVDKQYLLTGIHKWDKSNREFKKTMKKLKSHKCPAYENVFK